In the Penaeus chinensis breed Huanghai No. 1 chromosome 31, ASM1920278v2, whole genome shotgun sequence genome, one interval contains:
- the LOC125042105 gene encoding mucin-2-like, with the protein MIIVITPPPTITPPPTITPPPTITPPPTITPPPTITPPPTITPPPTITPPPTITPPPTITPPPTITPPPTITPPPTITPPPTITPPPTITPPPKISSPPTTPPPPTITPPKTPPPTTPPLQHSQNLQQSHLQQTHHLQKYTSNNPTTSNNPTSNNPHSNHPPTIPNPPPTTHLQQSPPPTIPPNTSNNPTTSNTHPQHPTSNNPPLQQSHLQHPLQQPTTSHPHNNPTLNIPPQQHSNNPHLQQSTPKPTLQKAPPQQSTSNNPTTSNSPPLQHTHLPTTSNNPTLQQSHLQQPPPPTHHPTSNNPTSNNHTSNNPTSNSPPTSNNPTTSNNPTPTSPTSNNPTTSNNPTTPTTTPPTIHLQQSHLQIPPPTTPPPQQPTTPTIPPQQSTTPTTPPQQSNPTSTIHPTTTTSTTPTSNNHSNNPTHPPTPPSTVPHLQQSHLQHSPTSNNPTSNNPTTSNNPTISNNPTSNNPKTSNSPPTSNNPTTSNIPTSNNPITSNNPTTSNNPTPDNPTTSNNPTTSSNPTTSNKPPTSNTGRLS; encoded by the exons atgattatagtaatcacACCTCCTCCAACAATCACACCTCCTCCAACGATCACACCTCCTCCAACAATCACACCTCCTCCAACGATCACACCTCCTCCAACAATCACACCTCCTCCAACAATCACACCTCCTCCAACAATCACACCTCCTCCAACAATCACACCTCCTCCAACAATCACACCTCCTCCAACGATCACACCTCCTCCAACAATCACACCTCCTCCAACGATCACACCTCCTCCAACAATCACACCTCCTCCAACAATCACACCTCCTCCAAAAATCTCTTCACCTCCAACAaccccaccacctccaacaatcaCCCCTCCAAAAACTCCACCTCCAACAACCCCACCACTCCAACATTCACAAAACCTCCAACAATCCCACCTCCAACAAACACACCATCTCCAAAAATACACCTCCAACAACCCCACCACTTCCAACAATCCCACCTCCAACAATCCCCACTCCAACCACCCTCCAAcaatccccaacccccctccaacaACCCACCTCCAACAATCCCCACCTCCAACAATCCCACCCAACACCTCCAACAaccccaccacctccaacacccaCCCCCAACATCCCACCTCCAACAACCCACCACTCCAACAATCCCACCTCCAACATCCACTCCAACAACCCACCACCTCCCATCCCCACAACAATCCCACACTCAACATCCCACCCCAACAACactccaacaacccccacctccAACAATCCACTCCAAAACCCACCCTCCAAAAAGCCCCACCTCAACAATCCACCTCCAACAACCCCACCACCTCCAACAGTCCCCCACTCCAACACACCCACCTCCCAACCACCTCCAACAATCCCACCCTCCAACAATCCcacctccaacaacccccacctccAACACACCACCCCACCTCCAACAATCCCACCTCCAACAATCACACCTCCAACAATCCCACCTCCAACAGTCCCCCCACCTCCAACAaccccaccacctccaacaacccCACTCCAACATCCCCCACCTCCAACAatcccaccacctccaacaatccCACCACTCCAACAACCACACCTCCAACAATCCACCTCCAACAATCCCACCTCCAAATCCCACCACCAACAACCCCACCACCTCAACAACCCACCACTCCAACAATCCCACCCCAACAATCCACCACTCCAACAACCCCACCTCAACAATCAAACCCCACCTCAACAATCCaccccacaaccaccacctcAACAACCCCCACCTCCAACAACCACTCCAAcaatcccacccaccccccaaccccaccatcCACAGTCCCCCACCTCCAACAATCCCACCTCCAACA TTCCCCCACCTCCAACAATCCCACCTCCAACAatcccaccacctccaacaacccCACCATCTCCAACAATCCCACCTCCAACAACCCCAAAACCTCCAACAGTCCCCCCACCTCCAACAATCCCACCACCTCCAACATTCCCACCTCCAACAATCCCATCACCTCCAACAatcccaccacctccaacaatccCACCCCCGACAATCCTACCACCTCCAACAACCCCACCACCTCCAGCAatcccaccacctccaacaaaCCCCCCACCTCCAACACCGGCCGCCTTAGCTAG